In Asanoa sp. WMMD1127, one genomic interval encodes:
- a CDS encoding glycoside hydrolase family 3 N-terminal domain-containing protein: protein MKDVSVTRRRLLTGVGSAVVAGLAGCGASTAETPPRQPASPTASPTFDEAALRRKIASLLVVGFRGETVDDNDWIVRAIRDGLGGVILFDRDLPTNAPRNIVSPAQVTALVRSLRQASPGRLIVSIDQEGGQVARLNPANGFPATQSEAEIGARNSPAATRAWAQQIVGSLTSIGANLNYAPVVDLDINPNNPAIGQLGRSFSDNVGVVVTNATEEIQVHRAAAVKTSIKHFPGFGTATGNTDFAVVDVSNTWQRRELEPFQQLIRTGMADSVLVAHLLNRQLDPTLPASLSRAVVTDLLRGQLGFTGPTVSDDMQAAAILNRYGQNEAVALGLAAGLDLLVFANQQVYNPNIVEETLDNVVNLVRDGRITQAQIDQAVARVDTLRPPR, encoded by the coding sequence GTGAAGGATGTATCCGTGACCCGGCGGCGGCTGCTCACGGGCGTCGGCTCGGCCGTGGTGGCGGGGCTCGCGGGCTGCGGCGCCAGCACGGCCGAGACTCCGCCGCGGCAGCCGGCGAGCCCGACCGCATCGCCCACGTTCGACGAGGCCGCGCTCCGACGCAAGATCGCCAGCCTGCTCGTGGTCGGCTTCCGCGGCGAGACGGTCGACGACAACGACTGGATCGTGCGGGCGATCCGGGACGGCCTCGGCGGCGTCATCCTCTTCGACCGCGACCTGCCGACGAACGCCCCGCGCAACATCGTCTCGCCGGCGCAGGTCACCGCGCTCGTGCGGAGCCTGCGCCAGGCCTCGCCCGGCCGGCTCATCGTCTCGATCGACCAGGAAGGCGGCCAGGTCGCCCGCCTCAACCCGGCCAACGGCTTCCCCGCGACGCAGTCGGAGGCCGAGATCGGGGCGCGGAACTCCCCCGCCGCCACCCGGGCCTGGGCCCAGCAGATCGTCGGCAGCCTGACGTCGATCGGCGCCAACCTCAACTACGCGCCGGTCGTCGACCTCGACATCAACCCGAACAACCCGGCGATCGGCCAACTCGGCCGCAGCTTCTCCGACAACGTCGGCGTCGTCGTCACGAACGCGACCGAGGAGATCCAGGTCCACCGGGCCGCCGCCGTCAAGACGTCGATCAAGCACTTCCCCGGCTTCGGCACCGCGACCGGCAACACCGACTTCGCCGTCGTCGACGTCAGCAACACGTGGCAGCGCCGAGAGCTCGAACCGTTCCAACAACTGATCCGCACCGGCATGGCCGACTCCGTGCTGGTCGCCCACCTGCTCAACAGACAACTCGACCCGACCCTCCCGGCGTCGCTGTCCCGCGCGGTCGTCACGGACCTGCTCCGCGGCCAGCTGGGCTTCACGGGCCCGACGGTCAGCGACGACATGCAGGCGGCGGCGATCCTGAACCGGTACGGCCAGAACGAAGCGGTAGCGCTGGGGCTGGCGGCCGGGCTCGATCTGCTCGTGTTCGCGAACCAGCAGGTCTACAACCCGAACATCGTCGAGGAAACCCTGGACAACGTCGTCAACCTGGTCCGCGACGGACGCATCACGCAGGCCCAGATCGACCAGGCGGTGGCGCGGGTGGACACGCTTCGCCCACCGCGCTGA